A single window of Candidatus Neomarinimicrobiota bacterium DNA harbors:
- the ybeY gene encoding rRNA maturation RNase YbeY, with amino-acid sequence MISIKVDSDPALEGPLESAVISIINSVFEIEGILNSELSLIFGSDDLLSNLKKEFFQKDQFTDVIAFRLNNYREKEVEGEIYISLPRAKENAGKFNEPFKKELGRLIIHGGLHLLGYEDESEDNKKIMTEKENHYLEKVNWDALYG; translated from the coding sequence GTGATATCTATAAAGGTTGATTCAGATCCCGCTTTGGAGGGGCCCCTGGAATCGGCTGTTATTTCAATTATAAATTCTGTATTCGAAATAGAAGGAATTCTAAATTCAGAATTGTCACTTATTTTTGGGTCCGATGATTTACTCAGTAATTTGAAAAAAGAATTTTTCCAAAAAGATCAATTCACCGATGTTATAGCCTTTCGCCTGAATAACTATAGAGAAAAAGAGGTTGAAGGTGAAATTTATATTAGCCTTCCTCGGGCGAAAGAGAATGCGGGAAAATTTAATGAACCATTTAAAAAAGAATTAGGCCGATTGATTATCCATGGCGGATTGCATCTATTGGGTTATGAAGATGAGTCCGAGGATAATAAAAAGATCATGACAGAAAAAGAAAATCACTATTTAGAAAAAGTCAATTGGGATGCGCTTTATGGGTGA
- the mazG gene encoding nucleoside triphosphate pyrophosphohydrolase, whose translation MGDMGKRFEELVRIVERLRASDGCPWDREQTNESLLPYFIEEAYEVIESVDEKNWENLKEELGDILLHVVFQASIAEDDGKFKLDESLKIVNEKLVNRHPHVFGDAQADAAFHAKQNWEAAKHKEKGRKSRLDGVPNNLPALVRAQRLQQKASYAGFDWDKVEQVWDKIHEEILELKEAQDNSGKDHIAEEIGDVIFSIVNLARFLDIPAEDALRKTNKKFIRRFKNVEEGIKAQGKELDEATLEEMDAIWNEAKKKE comes from the coding sequence ATGGGTGATATGGGAAAAAGGTTCGAGGAATTGGTGCGAATTGTTGAACGGCTTCGTGCCTCCGATGGCTGTCCTTGGGATAGAGAACAAACCAATGAATCTTTACTGCCCTATTTTATAGAAGAGGCCTACGAGGTTATCGAAAGTGTGGATGAAAAAAACTGGGAAAATCTAAAAGAAGAGTTAGGCGATATTCTCCTCCACGTGGTTTTTCAAGCATCCATCGCTGAGGATGATGGCAAATTCAAACTGGATGAATCTCTGAAAATAGTGAATGAAAAACTGGTGAATCGCCATCCCCATGTTTTTGGCGATGCTCAAGCTGATGCGGCCTTTCATGCCAAACAAAATTGGGAAGCAGCCAAGCATAAAGAAAAAGGACGTAAATCCCGTTTGGATGGGGTGCCCAATAATTTACCCGCTTTAGTCCGGGCCCAACGTCTTCAGCAAAAAGCCAGTTATGCCGGTTTCGATTGGGATAAAGTGGAACAAGTATGGGATAAGATTCATGAAGAAATTTTGGAATTAAAGGAGGCCCAAGATAATAGTGGTAAAGACCATATTGCTGAAGAAATTGGTGACGTAATCTTTTCAATTGTAAACCTGGCGCGCTTTTTGGATATCCCCGCAGAAGATGCTTTAAGAAAAACGAATAAAAAATTTATCCGCCGATTCAAAAATGTAGAAGAAGGCATCAAAGCCCAAGGTAAGGAATTGGACGAAGCAACTTTAGAAGAAATGGATGCTATTTGGAATGAGGCGAAAAAGAAAGAATAG
- a CDS encoding YjbQ family protein: MFIQKEISLDPRPRGFHLITDEVLNAVSEIQNIVIGTMQVFIKHTSASLTINEDADPTVRKDFESHFNQMVPENAPYYDHTFEGPDDMPAHLKSSILGSSVNIPITNGKLNLGTWQGIYLCEHRNRGGNRKLVVTIQGE; this comes from the coding sequence ATGTTTATTCAAAAAGAAATATCATTAGACCCAAGACCGAGAGGATTTCATCTTATTACGGATGAAGTGTTAAATGCAGTTTCTGAAATTCAAAATATCGTAATCGGTACCATGCAGGTCTTCATTAAACATACTTCCGCTTCACTGACAATCAATGAGGATGCTGACCCAACGGTTCGGAAGGACTTTGAATCCCACTTTAATCAAATGGTTCCGGAGAATGCGCCCTATTATGACCATACATTCGAGGGTCCCGACGATATGCCAGCCCATTTGAAATCATCAATTTTGGGTTCATCAGTGAACATCCCCATCACCAATGGAAAACTGAATTTGGGTACTTGGCAGGGGATATATTTATGTGAGCACAGAAACCGTGGGGGAAACCGAAAATTGGTGGTGACGATTCAGGGGGAGTAA
- a CDS encoding asparagine synthetase B produces MKRFLPLLLLLIQFGLSQKILIPMDQSQKDHLKAYGTAFWILGENINVEWILNYRGGSFMTDSYPDIVQECLVRGISYEIIGVEQTLAIYNEVEVNNMDIALLEKAPKIAIYSPPNKQPWDDAVTLALTYAEIPYETIWDEEIFNGALGQYDWLHLHHEDFTGQYGKFYRNYHTATWYIEQQQQFEAVAQRLGFNSVHAQKKALTQMLKNYVSNGGFLFAMCSATDSFDIALAALKVDIAHSVFDGTPIDKNPQEKMDYTNAMAFDNFKIITDPMVYEYSDIDYPPSDNPIVRGAEADYFTLFEFSAKYDPVPTMLTQNHVSVVKGFMGQTTGYHREKIKKHVLIMGEDATTPQVKYLHGNQGQGTFTFLGGHDPEDYQHFVGDPQTDLKLHRNSPGYRLILNNVLFPAARKKERKT; encoded by the coding sequence TTGAAACGTTTTTTACCACTTCTTCTTTTACTAATTCAATTTGGTTTGAGCCAAAAAATTCTCATCCCCATGGACCAATCCCAAAAAGACCATTTGAAAGCTTATGGCACCGCTTTTTGGATTTTGGGAGAGAACATAAATGTAGAGTGGATTTTAAATTATCGCGGTGGCTCCTTCATGACGGATAGCTATCCTGATATTGTACAAGAATGTCTTGTCCGTGGCATTTCTTACGAAATTATTGGTGTCGAGCAAACATTGGCCATTTACAACGAAGTTGAAGTGAATAATATGGATATTGCTCTTTTAGAAAAAGCACCTAAAATTGCCATTTATTCACCACCCAATAAACAGCCGTGGGATGATGCGGTTACCTTGGCCCTTACTTATGCTGAAATTCCATACGAAACTATTTGGGACGAGGAAATATTCAACGGCGCATTGGGGCAATATGATTGGCTCCATTTACACCATGAGGATTTCACAGGTCAGTACGGGAAATTTTATCGGAATTACCATACGGCGACATGGTATATAGAACAGCAACAGCAATTTGAAGCAGTGGCTCAACGGCTGGGATTTAACTCGGTCCATGCCCAAAAGAAAGCACTCACCCAGATGCTCAAAAATTATGTGTCAAATGGTGGTTTCCTTTTTGCCATGTGTTCTGCTACTGATTCATTTGATATTGCTCTGGCTGCCCTAAAAGTAGATATAGCACATTCTGTTTTTGATGGTACTCCAATCGATAAAAATCCCCAAGAAAAAATGGATTATACAAATGCCATGGCATTTGATAATTTTAAGATTATTACCGATCCCATGGTTTATGAATATTCTGATATTGATTATCCGCCCAGTGATAATCCAATCGTCCGCGGTGCCGAAGCGGATTACTTTACACTATTCGAATTTTCGGCCAAATATGATCCAGTGCCTACAATGCTGACGCAAAACCATGTATCTGTGGTGAAAGGATTTATGGGACAAACAACAGGATATCACAGAGAAAAAATTAAAAAGCATGTGTTAATTATGGGCGAGGATGCTACGACACCCCAAGTAAAATATCTTCACGGAAACCAAGGGCAAGGGACGTTTACTTTTTTGGGTGGCCATGACCCGGAAGATTACCAACATTTTGTTGGCGATCCACAAACGGATCTAAAACTCCATCGAAATTCACCGGGATATCGCCTAATCCTTAATAATGTTCTTTTCCCAGCGGCGCGCAAAAAGGAACGAAAAACGTGA